From the genome of Thermogutta terrifontis, one region includes:
- a CDS encoding ubiquinol-cytochrome c reductase iron-sulfur subunit, whose product MKDDHTTVLARLAPEPVPRRDFLGLSALGAFVTALFLAFLGIIRLPRVVVSASPSRKFRVQLPESLQPGEPFVPPGRNVVLFRDSEGVYAISLVCTHLGCIVKPSPNGFECPCHGSRFAPDGHVIGGPAPKPLPWLAVSLEGNEVWVDGNVTVQPGTKARG is encoded by the coding sequence ATGAAAGACGATCACACGACGGTGCTCGCGCGGCTTGCTCCTGAGCCGGTACCACGCAGGGATTTTCTTGGTTTGTCGGCCCTGGGAGCCTTTGTCACCGCGCTGTTTCTGGCATTTTTGGGTATCATCCGATTGCCCCGGGTTGTCGTATCGGCGTCCCCATCGCGCAAATTTCGCGTGCAGTTACCCGAGTCACTCCAGCCAGGTGAGCCCTTCGTGCCTCCCGGTCGCAATGTTGTTTTGTTCCGCGATTCCGAAGGTGTGTATGCCATCTCGCTGGTATGCACCCATCTGGGATGCATCGTGAAACCCAGCCCGAATGGTTTCGAGTGTCCCTGTCACGGCTCGCGCTTTGCGCCCGACGGGCATGTGATCGGAGGGCCTGCTCCCAAGCCTCTTCCCTGGCTGGCAGTTTCGCTTGAGGGTAACGAAGTGTGGGTGGATGGCAATGTGACCGTTCAACCCGGGACTAAGGCACGAGGTTGA
- a CDS encoding FAD-dependent oxidoreductase yields the protein MQPTLAVSVPGTDYHRQLIACQVACPVHTDARGYVRAIAEGRYEEAYLIARGPNPLASICGRICGAPCEAACRRGRVPRVDADGHFVAEDRPLAIRALKRFACESGGWEKRDPVDYWKNLRQAAPPIAMDAEELAAWIKAEAAGRVEKAAGQPVAIVGGGPAGLAAAHDLALMGFRPVIFEAERIPGGMLALGVPAYRLPRELIRWEISVIEALGAELRCGQSVGEHVSFAHLRREYAAVILAVGAKRARRLGIPGENGPGVYGGVDLLRAVALGEPFQIGRHVVVIGGGNVAYDVARTVLRQVAWDTARTAARMEPGTGVKLVSLETLEEMPADTQEILEGDEEGIERLGGWGPFEIERGANGEVTAVVFRRCLRVYDENRRFAPLFDDNDRIRIPCDTVLLAVGQTTSLDFLAEGGEDIKQHRPGWPVVDPETLATTAPGVFVAGDLAHGTKLLIDAVASGKRAARSVYEYLTGRRLVPEATTVFLEEKRYRRERGYEGVRRQPIPTTPVTERLKGWDVLVETGYDATLARREASRCLDCAVSPVFDGSRCILCGGCADVCPTRCLKLVPLQAMERNEELEKLVAALLGEGIDWTQQSAILKDEDRCIRCGLCAARCPADAITMERVCHHVEWKTL from the coding sequence TTGCAGCCAACACTCGCCGTTTCCGTACCGGGTACCGACTACCACCGGCAACTCATCGCGTGTCAGGTGGCCTGCCCGGTCCATACCGATGCCCGGGGATATGTCCGCGCCATTGCCGAGGGACGTTATGAAGAGGCATATCTCATCGCTCGAGGTCCGAATCCGCTCGCTTCGATTTGCGGGCGGATCTGCGGGGCGCCGTGCGAGGCGGCCTGTCGACGCGGACGTGTTCCGCGAGTAGACGCCGATGGTCATTTTGTGGCCGAGGACCGCCCCCTTGCAATTCGTGCGCTCAAACGATTTGCCTGTGAGTCGGGCGGTTGGGAAAAGCGAGATCCAGTGGATTACTGGAAGAATCTTCGTCAGGCAGCCCCACCGATTGCGATGGATGCCGAGGAACTGGCCGCGTGGATCAAAGCGGAGGCGGCGGGCCGGGTCGAGAAGGCCGCCGGTCAACCCGTGGCCATCGTCGGCGGCGGCCCTGCCGGACTGGCTGCCGCTCACGATCTGGCGTTGATGGGTTTTCGGCCGGTCATCTTCGAAGCCGAACGCATTCCGGGGGGCATGCTGGCACTGGGAGTGCCCGCCTATCGTTTGCCGCGGGAACTCATCCGCTGGGAAATTTCGGTGATTGAAGCCCTGGGTGCAGAGCTGCGATGCGGGCAGAGCGTCGGGGAGCATGTTTCCTTCGCTCACCTGCGGCGCGAGTACGCGGCTGTTATCCTGGCCGTGGGAGCCAAGCGCGCCCGACGATTGGGAATCCCCGGCGAAAACGGTCCTGGCGTGTATGGCGGCGTTGATCTGTTGCGCGCGGTGGCACTGGGAGAACCCTTTCAGATCGGTCGCCACGTCGTGGTCATTGGGGGTGGCAATGTGGCTTACGATGTGGCGAGAACTGTCCTGAGACAGGTTGCCTGGGATACCGCACGAACAGCCGCACGGATGGAACCCGGCACCGGAGTCAAGCTGGTGTCGCTGGAAACTCTCGAAGAAATGCCGGCGGATACGCAGGAAATCCTGGAGGGCGACGAGGAAGGGATCGAACGTTTGGGGGGATGGGGTCCTTTTGAGATCGAGCGCGGCGCCAACGGCGAAGTCACCGCGGTCGTCTTTCGGCGATGTTTGCGAGTTTACGATGAAAACCGTCGCTTTGCACCTCTTTTTGACGATAACGATCGGATACGCATCCCGTGCGATACAGTTCTTCTTGCGGTGGGCCAGACGACCAGCCTCGACTTTCTTGCAGAAGGTGGGGAAGACATCAAGCAGCATCGCCCAGGCTGGCCGGTTGTGGATCCGGAGACCCTCGCCACAACCGCACCGGGGGTTTTTGTGGCGGGCGACCTTGCGCATGGGACAAAACTTCTCATTGATGCAGTTGCCTCGGGGAAACGTGCTGCCCGGTCGGTGTACGAGTATCTGACCGGCCGTCGCCTGGTCCCCGAAGCGACAACCGTGTTCTTGGAGGAGAAACGCTATCGGCGAGAACGCGGCTACGAGGGAGTGCGACGACAGCCGATCCCCACCACTCCGGTTACAGAAAGGCTGAAGGGGTGGGACGTGCTGGTGGAAACAGGATACGACGCCACTCTCGCCAGGCGGGAAGCATCACGCTGTCTGGATTGTGCCGTTTCCCCGGTTTTCGACGGATCACGCTGCATCCTCTGCGGTGGTTGTGCGGACGTATGTCCCACCCGGTGTCTCAAACTGGTCCCTCTTCAGGCCATGGAGCGCAACGAAGAACTGGAAAAACTTGTGGCGGCACTGCTCGGTGAAGGAATCGATTGGACCCAGCAAAGCGCGATCCTCAAAGATGAGGACCGCTGCATCCGTTGCGGGCTGTGCGCGGCCCGGTGTCCGGCTGACGCGATCACGATGGAAAGGGTCTGTCATCACGTGGAGTGGAAGACGCTATGA
- a CDS encoding RrF2 family transcriptional regulator: MLTKTTISGLKALVFLGLHPDHQPVSPRVIAQAFGESPTYLAKVLRQLVKAGILKAQRGVAGGVSLNRSPEQISLLSIVEACQGVILGDFCRETDDLSRTCAFHQAAAELHRAIVGVLSRWTLADMIKRPCPDPSLPEREKCWLWPGIEIVELVPPEKKEWPSTPSRSRPGRMTKAGEARGQEV; encoded by the coding sequence ATGTTGACAAAAACCACCATCTCCGGCTTGAAAGCACTGGTGTTTCTGGGACTCCACCCAGATCACCAACCAGTCTCTCCGCGGGTGATCGCCCAGGCGTTCGGAGAGTCTCCCACCTATTTGGCGAAGGTGCTCCGCCAGTTGGTCAAAGCGGGGATACTCAAGGCCCAACGAGGAGTGGCCGGGGGAGTTTCCTTGAATCGTTCGCCAGAACAGATCTCGCTTCTCAGCATCGTTGAGGCCTGTCAGGGCGTGATTCTTGGCGACTTTTGCCGGGAAACCGACGACCTCTCGCGTACATGCGCGTTTCATCAAGCGGCCGCCGAACTTCACCGGGCCATTGTGGGCGTTCTTTCGCGGTGGACGCTGGCCGACATGATCAAACGGCCCTGCCCCGACCCGTCGCTCCCCGAGAGGGAGAAATGCTGGTTATGGCCTGGCATCGAGATAGTGGAGCTCGTGCCACCGGAAAAGAAAGAGTGGCCGTCGACGCCTTCGCGATCTCGTCCCGGTCGGATGACGAAGGCTGGAGAAGCGCGGGGACAGGAGGTGTAG
- a CDS encoding glycoside hydrolase family 28 protein, with protein sequence MGASQNRFTGVFLVITWILAGWAQADVFNVKDYQAKGDGQTLDTSAIQRAIDACAQAGGGTVLVPRGEYLCGTLHLASHVTLHLDTGAVIRQSRRPEDHPRARYLIIAQDAEQVAITGEGTLRGIGDGDLGRRADRSDAKMPEFRAGLVLFQNCRDVTVRQISCVLSDTWTLTFRFCENVTVEDVTIRNHYFHTNSDGIDPVSCKHVRIARCRISAGDDCIVCKTADGKPCEDVKVRDCELESIATAIKLGTESSGDFRDMEFTDCIVRNSTVGIGIYVKDGATVEHIRFANISLENYKPTGASNVEGAMFPIFMDIEKRHADSPLGHIRDITLENITVTSGFGALVQGTPENPIERLTVKNLVFHVRDPEDWSNRRKHIGGRRTVSGQRDTEFARLPGWFVAAHVRGFTLDGFTLVLPPGVKEDPGKEPVILRDALDSVIRDLVVKKSENSP encoded by the coding sequence ATGGGTGCATCTCAGAATCGCTTTACGGGCGTCTTTCTTGTAATAACGTGGATCCTCGCAGGATGGGCTCAGGCGGACGTCTTCAACGTGAAGGACTACCAGGCCAAGGGTGATGGGCAGACACTCGATACGTCGGCCATTCAGCGGGCCATTGATGCCTGCGCTCAGGCTGGGGGCGGAACGGTACTTGTTCCGCGCGGCGAATACCTGTGCGGTACCCTTCACCTTGCAAGCCATGTGACGTTGCACCTCGACACGGGGGCCGTGATTCGGCAAAGCCGGCGTCCCGAGGATCATCCCAGGGCGCGGTATTTGATCATTGCCCAGGATGCTGAACAGGTGGCCATCACGGGCGAAGGCACACTTCGCGGGATCGGTGACGGTGATTTGGGACGCCGGGCCGACCGCAGCGATGCCAAAATGCCCGAATTCCGCGCGGGCCTTGTCCTCTTTCAGAACTGTCGGGACGTGACCGTCCGACAGATTAGTTGTGTTCTGAGCGACACATGGACACTGACGTTCCGCTTCTGTGAGAACGTCACGGTTGAAGATGTCACAATTCGCAATCACTATTTTCATACCAATTCCGATGGCATTGACCCCGTCTCCTGCAAGCATGTGCGAATTGCCCGGTGTCGCATCTCAGCGGGCGACGATTGCATTGTCTGCAAAACGGCTGATGGTAAGCCGTGCGAAGATGTGAAGGTCCGCGATTGCGAGCTGGAGTCCATCGCCACGGCTATCAAATTGGGGACGGAGTCGTCGGGCGATTTCCGGGATATGGAGTTCACAGATTGTATTGTGCGCAACAGTACTGTAGGGATCGGGATTTATGTCAAAGATGGTGCGACTGTCGAACATATCCGGTTTGCCAATATCTCGCTGGAAAACTACAAACCGACAGGCGCGAGCAATGTCGAAGGGGCGATGTTTCCGATTTTCATGGACATTGAAAAACGCCATGCCGATTCGCCGCTCGGTCATATTCGCGATATCACGCTGGAAAACATCACCGTTACAAGCGGATTTGGTGCCCTCGTGCAGGGGACACCCGAGAATCCCATCGAACGATTGACGGTCAAGAACCTTGTGTTCCATGTCCGCGATCCGGAGGATTGGAGCAATCGCCGAAAGCACATTGGGGGGCGTCGCACGGTCTCCGGACAGCGCGATACGGAGTTTGCCCGTCTGCCCGGTTGGTTTGTGGCCGCCCATGTTCGCGGGTTCACGCTGGACGGTTTCACACTGGTCCTTCCCCCGGGTGTGAAAGAAGACCCTGGCAAGGAACCGGTAATCCTGCGCGATGCCTTAGACAGCGTTATCCGCGATCTGGTTGTCAAGAAATCGGAGAACTCCCCGTGA
- a CDS encoding BNR-4 repeat-containing protein produces MRSGFCVWCCLAGLTCLFCFGECFAIAESTVTVLPEEEVTWAVGGAGGAYFFATEGTLTIEVYKRDLHRYNRVTELRAILVSPDRRVLDEARIPDDGLPTGKGLGPFQMVRLETKVDRPGVYGLNITISQDRYGEEIAWGFRTNCPHYVVETARGHRDEAHREPIVLLHPEKPGDVVFLPRPGEFGLEATGLARDTKALQVFDGRGQLLAEIPVTAEGTASHRFPAKVSRDAVPWRIHFPRQQGILHIDGVTQWESGDRYRDLTVWTPQPSAWFDWLPNRWLITPYRRVVYGGPGENGTMVFRVHNNAPKARAFLVSLEFPQESWPASLEGPDSLELKPGEARSISVRYQVGPAGQNRTCFIRVRPKDESGITTYASFTVVAGEAPAAKPLALPLILRPYEHENEQLGYLPDYPVENQVYFDMENRPYVCSGGRLYVWDGQRWDARDLSAIVRWAAGGTTVRSVSALTPKIAFDRNNRVYLVAQVDGQPSLLVSHDGARTFSAHELPSGQGDGRTFDMEVFTGHNVLDGPPPILRYTFLQADPKLFWRRLYRLELILPELRGEEITFAPPIVISENVLGHSAHSGSPSCVVSREGRVHVIWSEATDPAEKVPGAPTYVVTYDRAKGELGPRAFVGYGPPANDIHNTPSITMDSRGYLHTLGGTHGAPFPYARSLVPNDAGGGWTEPAILGEGLRQTYIGLVCGPDDTLHTVFRLWKSQEPPHPLSIFATLSHQQKPSGQNWQSPQVLIIPPFSEYSVFYHRLTIDRLGRLFLSYDCWSTYWFYRNDYPGTRRALLVSPDGGRTWKLASQADLTQLVPLNSRGN; encoded by the coding sequence ATGCGATCGGGTTTTTGTGTCTGGTGTTGTCTCGCAGGTCTGACCTGTCTGTTTTGTTTTGGTGAATGTTTCGCCATCGCAGAGTCGACGGTGACGGTCTTGCCCGAGGAAGAGGTTACCTGGGCCGTCGGCGGGGCTGGGGGGGCGTATTTCTTTGCCACCGAGGGGACATTGACCATCGAAGTTTACAAACGTGACCTCCACCGTTACAACCGCGTAACGGAGCTTCGGGCGATTCTGGTGAGTCCCGATCGTCGGGTACTGGACGAGGCACGAATTCCGGACGACGGTTTACCGACGGGAAAGGGTTTGGGCCCTTTTCAAATGGTGCGGTTAGAAACAAAGGTGGACCGTCCTGGTGTCTATGGCCTGAATATCACAATTTCTCAGGATCGTTATGGGGAGGAGATTGCCTGGGGTTTCCGCACGAATTGCCCGCACTATGTGGTTGAAACAGCGCGGGGTCATCGGGATGAAGCCCACCGCGAGCCGATTGTCCTGCTTCATCCCGAAAAACCGGGCGACGTGGTCTTTTTGCCGCGCCCTGGGGAGTTCGGCCTTGAGGCCACCGGTTTGGCTCGTGATACGAAGGCCTTGCAGGTGTTCGACGGACGGGGGCAGCTTCTGGCTGAAATTCCAGTGACCGCCGAGGGCACAGCCAGCCACCGTTTCCCGGCGAAGGTTTCTCGGGATGCCGTGCCCTGGCGTATTCATTTCCCCAGGCAACAGGGCATTCTGCACATTGATGGTGTGACTCAATGGGAATCGGGTGATCGTTATCGCGATCTGACGGTCTGGACACCTCAACCGAGCGCATGGTTCGATTGGCTTCCCAATCGTTGGCTGATCACTCCCTATCGCCGTGTTGTGTATGGTGGACCAGGTGAGAACGGGACGATGGTTTTCCGGGTCCACAACAATGCACCAAAGGCACGGGCTTTTCTGGTGAGTCTGGAGTTTCCGCAGGAATCCTGGCCGGCAAGCCTCGAAGGCCCGGATTCCCTTGAGTTGAAGCCTGGCGAGGCGAGGAGCATTTCGGTCCGCTATCAGGTTGGTCCTGCGGGCCAAAACCGTACCTGTTTCATCCGGGTTCGTCCGAAAGATGAGTCGGGCATCACAACTTACGCGAGTTTCACGGTTGTAGCAGGTGAAGCGCCTGCCGCAAAGCCTTTGGCGCTGCCGTTGATCCTCCGTCCTTACGAACACGAAAACGAGCAGTTGGGGTATTTGCCGGATTACCCGGTGGAAAACCAGGTCTATTTCGACATGGAAAACCGGCCTTATGTTTGTTCCGGCGGGAGACTGTATGTTTGGGACGGTCAGCGATGGGACGCGCGTGATCTGTCGGCCATTGTCCGGTGGGCCGCTGGCGGAACGACTGTTCGTTCCGTGAGTGCCCTCACGCCCAAAATCGCCTTTGATCGAAACAACAGGGTGTATCTTGTGGCCCAGGTGGATGGACAACCGTCTCTGCTCGTTTCCCACGACGGGGCACGGACATTCTCAGCGCATGAACTACCTTCAGGCCAGGGGGACGGTCGCACATTTGATATGGAGGTTTTCACCGGGCATAACGTCCTGGATGGGCCGCCACCGATCCTGCGATACACGTTCTTGCAGGCAGACCCCAAGCTCTTTTGGCGACGCCTTTACCGGTTGGAGCTGATCCTGCCGGAGTTGCGTGGGGAAGAGATCACGTTTGCGCCGCCAATCGTGATTTCAGAGAATGTGCTGGGACATTCTGCACATTCAGGAAGCCCTTCGTGCGTCGTTTCTCGGGAAGGTCGCGTGCACGTGATCTGGTCCGAGGCGACTGATCCGGCAGAAAAGGTGCCCGGCGCACCGACCTATGTCGTGACGTATGATCGCGCAAAAGGTGAACTTGGTCCGCGGGCATTCGTTGGATATGGTCCGCCTGCCAACGACATCCATAACACCCCCAGCATCACTATGGATAGTCGGGGATATTTGCACACCCTTGGGGGGACGCACGGGGCACCATTTCCGTACGCTCGATCGCTGGTCCCCAATGACGCAGGCGGTGGTTGGACCGAACCAGCGATCCTGGGTGAGGGGTTACGGCAGACCTATATTGGGTTAGTCTGCGGACCGGATGACACCCTTCATACGGTGTTTCGTCTCTGGAAGTCTCAAGAGCCTCCGCATCCCTTGAGTATTTTCGCCACGCTTTCGCATCAACAAAAACCATCCGGGCAAAACTGGCAGTCCCCGCAGGTCCTTATCATTCCGCCGTTTTCGGAATACAGCGTTTTTTACCACCGACTAACCATTGACCGGCTGGGGCGGCTGTTCCTGTCGTACGATTGCTGGTCCACCTACTGGTTCTATCGCAACGATTACCCGGGCACGCGGCGGGCTTTGCTCGTGTCGCCCGATGGCGGGCGGACGTGGAAACTCGCCTCTCAGGCTGATTTAACCCAGCTTGTGCCTCTCAACTCGCGCGGAAATTGA
- a CDS encoding transposase, which translates to MSIAVTHGLSCFPPAGFATAKLPKRVEPLRATYRRTGGVRHFLAAYDLETGTLLGQFYSRKTWIEFLRFLRWLRRRYPQSETLHIVMDNYSPHLKEEVWAWVRANNVKFYLTPSNASWLNRIECQFTGLKKFAQDNSDYRSHEEQEQAIRRYLAWRNGRRAIAVEPWRSSLRRNAPSTRRAAA; encoded by the coding sequence ATGTCAATAGCCGTCACGCACGGACTGAGCTGCTTTCCGCCGGCGGGGTTCGCAACCGCGAAATTGCCCAAGCGGGTCGAGCCCCTGCGAGCCACCTACCGCCGCACTGGTGGAGTTCGCCATTTCCTGGCGGCCTACGACCTGGAAACGGGCACGTTGTTGGGTCAGTTCTACAGCCGGAAAACCTGGATCGAGTTCTTGCGATTTCTCCGGTGGCTCCGGCGGCGTTACCCGCAGAGCGAAACGTTACACATCGTGATGGACAACTACAGTCCCCATCTGAAGGAAGAGGTCTGGGCGTGGGTCCGGGCGAACAATGTGAAGTTTTACCTTACCCCGTCCAATGCGTCATGGCTGAATCGGATCGAGTGCCAGTTCACGGGGCTGAAGAAGTTTGCCCAGGACAATAGCGACTATCGGAGTCATGAAGAACAGGAGCAAGCCATCCGCAGGTATTTGGCTTGGCGCAACGGCCGCCGCGCGATAGCCGTCGAGCCCTGGCGTTCGTCCCTCCGGAGAAACGCCCCATCCACCCGCCGTGCAGCAGCCTAA
- a CDS encoding endonuclease NucS domain-containing protein — protein sequence MPVEVAIWRLDEKPSPVGFLSIDSESRLEQLLADNISILDPNLLLIGRQVPTPYGHFIDLLAIDSDGNLVVIELKRDRTPREVVAQLLDYGSWVRTLNVDDVAGIFSDFLTKYYPQNANTSLESAFCERFHVEEMPEGINESHELMLVASELDASTERIITYLADEYGVAINAVFFRYFRDGEREYLSRAWLIDPGDVDIKVEEKRTKLPWNNEYYVSFGHKDNGSSRHWEDARKYGFVSAGGGDWYVRTLKLLEPGGRIWVYIPGRGYVGVGKVINGPVLANEFLVRNEAGQEVPITQAPLKGNLTRPADDPPGTEEYLVRVEWIKTVPVDQAIWERGFFANQNSAAKPRSKRWVYTVNRLKSRFQIPE from the coding sequence ATGCCAGTGGAAGTCGCGATTTGGCGGCTGGACGAGAAACCCAGCCCAGTCGGCTTCTTGTCAATCGACAGCGAAAGCCGTCTGGAACAGCTTCTTGCTGACAATATCTCAATCCTGGATCCGAACTTGCTGCTCATCGGGCGGCAGGTTCCCACGCCCTATGGTCATTTCATTGACCTTCTGGCAATCGATTCCGATGGCAATCTTGTGGTCATTGAGCTGAAACGCGATCGTACGCCACGGGAAGTCGTCGCCCAGTTGTTGGACTACGGCTCCTGGGTGCGGACACTGAATGTGGATGATGTTGCCGGGATCTTCAGCGACTTCCTGACGAAGTACTATCCGCAAAATGCTAACACATCCCTGGAATCAGCGTTCTGCGAGCGCTTCCATGTGGAGGAGATGCCGGAAGGCATCAATGAATCGCACGAACTCATGTTGGTTGCCAGTGAACTGGACGCGAGCACCGAGCGAATCATCACTTATTTGGCGGACGAATATGGCGTGGCCATCAACGCCGTGTTCTTTCGGTATTTTCGTGATGGAGAACGCGAGTACCTGAGCCGTGCGTGGCTGATTGACCCTGGGGACGTGGACATCAAGGTTGAAGAGAAACGAACGAAGCTTCCGTGGAACAACGAGTACTACGTTTCCTTCGGGCACAAGGATAATGGGAGCAGCCGCCACTGGGAGGACGCACGGAAGTACGGGTTCGTTTCGGCTGGCGGGGGCGACTGGTATGTTCGCACGCTTAAGCTGCTTGAACCAGGCGGCCGGATTTGGGTGTACATCCCCGGCCGAGGTTATGTCGGCGTCGGAAAGGTTATCAATGGGCCCGTTCTCGCCAATGAGTTTCTTGTTCGCAACGAAGCCGGACAGGAAGTCCCGATCACGCAGGCTCCTTTGAAGGGGAATTTGACGCGACCGGCAGACGATCCACCGGGAACAGAGGAGTATCTTGTGCGAGTGGAGTGGATCAAAACTGTCCCAGTCGACCAAGCAATTTGGGAGAGAGGGTTCTTCGCCAACCAGAACTCTGCTGCGAAACCACGGAGCAAGAGATGGGTTTACACAGTCAACCGCTTAAAGAGTCGTTTTCAAATCCCCGAGTGA
- a CDS encoding (Fe-S)-binding protein has translation MSGEMAAGSSSRIAEFYGMLFSPPEGSTVWACMQCGLCASSCPLGDAMEYTPRRIIAEAWSGTLERVIRSPSIWMCVGCYTCSLRCPRQIDLTDTVWPAMRDYALQEGIQPPSELRTAFQNLYLYGNVFGHSPRKRLEWTRGLEVTVRDLSKSPEPVEVLWLVGCYPSYHPRNQVVAREMARILTALGIRWGILGKEERALGDCDRLFGEEGLFEMLVESNRRLFERFQFEKIVLLDPHAFRALEKFYPRFGAVFPAEHYTTFLASRLEQLRPWLVKRINARVTYHDNCCVGRRCRCFDAPRKLLTAIPGIELVEMERNREHALCCGGGGGGMWLDAFITQHGGRRLSDVRVQHALKTGAEILAVSCPFELSRFEDAVKVAGAEDRLRVRDILELLAESMGLSEGGGP, from the coding sequence ATGAGCGGGGAAATGGCAGCGGGCTCATCTTCTCGGATTGCCGAGTTTTACGGCATGCTCTTCTCGCCCCCGGAGGGCTCCACGGTTTGGGCGTGCATGCAATGTGGTCTGTGCGCGAGTTCGTGCCCCCTGGGGGACGCCATGGAGTATACGCCCCGGCGGATCATCGCCGAGGCCTGGAGCGGTACGCTCGAGCGGGTCATTCGGAGCCCCTCGATTTGGATGTGCGTGGGGTGTTATACGTGCTCTCTCCGCTGCCCCCGCCAGATCGATCTCACAGACACCGTGTGGCCGGCGATGCGGGATTACGCCCTCCAGGAGGGTATTCAGCCGCCCTCTGAGCTGCGGACGGCCTTCCAAAACCTCTACCTTTACGGGAACGTGTTTGGACATTCGCCCCGAAAGCGGCTCGAATGGACGCGGGGGCTGGAAGTAACAGTGCGGGACCTTTCTAAATCCCCGGAGCCGGTCGAGGTCCTTTGGCTGGTCGGGTGTTATCCTTCTTACCATCCTCGGAACCAGGTGGTCGCGCGGGAGATGGCCCGCATCCTCACCGCCTTGGGGATCCGCTGGGGGATCTTGGGCAAGGAGGAACGGGCGCTGGGGGATTGCGACCGCTTGTTCGGCGAGGAAGGCCTTTTTGAAATGCTGGTGGAAAGCAACCGGCGTCTGTTTGAACGATTCCAGTTCGAAAAGATCGTCCTTCTCGATCCCCATGCCTTTCGAGCATTGGAGAAGTTTTATCCCCGTTTTGGGGCGGTGTTTCCGGCCGAGCATTACACGACTTTTCTAGCCTCCCGGTTGGAACAGCTTCGCCCCTGGCTGGTCAAACGGATCAACGCTCGGGTCACCTACCACGACAATTGCTGTGTTGGCCGGCGGTGCCGATGTTTCGATGCTCCGCGGAAGCTTTTGACCGCTATTCCGGGCATCGAACTGGTGGAGATGGAGAGGAACCGGGAGCACGCCCTCTGTTGTGGTGGGGGTGGTGGCGGGATGTGGCTGGATGCCTTCATCACACAGCATGGGGGGCGGCGGCTTTCCGACGTGCGGGTCCAGCATGCGCTCAAGACAGGCGCGGAGATTCTGGCGGTTTCTTGTCCCTTCGAATTGTCCCGCTTCGAGGACGCGGTGAAAGTGGCTGGGGCAGAAGACAGGCTCAGGGTGCGCGACATCCTTGAGCTGCTGGCGGAATCCATGGGACTGAGTGAAGGAGGTGGTCCATGA
- a CDS encoding electron transfer flavoprotein subunit beta/FixA family protein has translation MNVLVTVRLVPDLVEPLVVTPQEDNLDWEETSLVLNESDDHALEEALLLKEKHRARIMVTAFDFGEIDQVLYMAAAKGVDRIIKISWPHREPPNSLEIVETLARLVPALGIDLVLMGCQSPTEFLGMAAPQLAATLGWSYVGVVRGVEGSGRSEAWRAFKEYPGAILAEMEVRLPAVVGILTASQPPRYVPVSRIRAAAQQVQFETIEGPDELKEPPAAIRRVYLTPVTAHATMLRGSEEEVARQLVELLLEKGILK, from the coding sequence ATGAACGTGCTGGTTACGGTGCGGCTCGTGCCGGACCTGGTGGAACCCCTGGTCGTCACCCCGCAGGAGGACAACCTTGACTGGGAAGAGACCTCGCTGGTCCTCAATGAGAGTGATGACCACGCTTTGGAGGAGGCCCTCCTGCTGAAGGAGAAGCATCGGGCCCGGATCATGGTAACAGCCTTCGATTTTGGTGAGATCGACCAGGTCCTTTACATGGCGGCAGCCAAGGGGGTTGATCGGATCATCAAGATTTCGTGGCCTCATCGAGAGCCACCCAACAGCTTGGAGATCGTAGAGACCCTTGCCCGCCTCGTACCGGCGTTGGGGATTGATCTGGTACTCATGGGATGTCAGTCTCCAACGGAGTTCTTGGGGATGGCAGCGCCGCAGCTTGCGGCTACACTCGGCTGGAGTTATGTGGGCGTGGTGCGGGGGGTCGAGGGCTCTGGTCGTTCTGAGGCATGGAGGGCCTTCAAGGAATATCCAGGAGCCATCCTGGCGGAAATGGAAGTCCGGTTGCCAGCGGTCGTGGGGATCCTCACGGCCAGTCAACCCCCGCGGTATGTGCCGGTAAGCCGGATCCGCGCAGCGGCCCAGCAGGTGCAGTTCGAGACTATAGAGGGGCCCGATGAACTGAAGGAACCACCGGCTGCGATCCGACGGGTGTATCTTACCCCAGTCACAGCCCATGCCACTATGCTTCGAGGTTCGGAAGAAGAAGTCGCCCGTCAACTGGTCGAACTCTTGCTGGAGAAAGGAATTCTGAAATGA